A genome region from Triticum aestivum cultivar Chinese Spring chromosome 2B, IWGSC CS RefSeq v2.1, whole genome shotgun sequence includes the following:
- the LOC123043491 gene encoding putative expansin-B14, giving the protein MASSSFLAFVTLASSCLILLPCIVSGWSDGGATWYGPRHGAGSDGGACGYHGDVEQPPFSAMITAGGSSIFNGGKGCGACYQVRCTGNPACSGSPVTVVVTDQCPGGPCQAEAAHFDLSGKAFGAMAKRGQADNLRNAGSIKVQYNRVPCNWHGLDIAFKVDGGSNPNYLAVLIEDEAGDGDLSAVELQQRGGSWVPMQESWGAVWKYNAGSTLQAPISIRITSGSGKKLVARNVIPSGWQAGKTYRSIVNFQ; this is encoded by the exons ATGGCTTCTTCTTCCTTCCTTGCTTTCGTGACTCTAGCCAGCagctgcctcatcctccttccatGCATTGTCTCCGGCTGGTCTGACGGCGGCGCGACGTGGTACGGTCCCCGCCACGGCGCCGGCTCTGACG GTGGTGCGTGCGGCTACCATGGCGACGTGGAGCAGCCGCCGTTCTCCGCCATGATCACGGCGGGTGGCTCCTCCATCTTCAATGGCGGCAAGGGCTGCGGCGCTTGCTATCAGGTTAGATGCACCGGCAATCCCGCCTGCTCTGGGTCCCCGGTGACCGTGGTCGTCACAGATCAGTGCCCCGGCGGGCCGTGCCAGGCCGAGGCTGCGCACTTTGACCTCAGCGGGAAGGCGTTCGGCGCCATGGCCAAGCGTGGCCAGGCCGACAACCTCCGCAACGCTGGCAGTATTAAAGTCCAGTACAACCG GGTTCCGTGCAACTGGCATGGGCTGGACATCGCCTTCAAGGTGGACGGCGGCTCCAACCCCAACTACCTTGCGGTGCTGATCGAGGACGAGGCCGGCGACGGTGACCTGTCCGCGGTCGAGCTTCAGCAGCGCGGCGGCAGCTGGGTGCCGATGCAGGAGTCGTGGGGCGCGGTCTGGAAGTACAACGCCGGGTCCACCCTCCAGGCACCCATATCGATCCGCATCACCTCCGGCTCCGGCAAGAAGCTCGTCGCCAGGAATGTCATCCCCTCCGGCTGGCAGGCCGGCAAGACCTACCGATCCATCGTAAACTTCCAGTGA